From the Lathyrus oleraceus cultivar Zhongwan6 chromosome 4, CAAS_Psat_ZW6_1.0, whole genome shotgun sequence genome, one window contains:
- the LOC127076129 gene encoding CBL-interacting serine/threonine-protein kinase 9: MMSNKVHPIPPRTRVGKYQLGKTIGEGSFAKVKLAKNVENGDFVAIKILDRNHVLRHNMMDQLKREISAMKMINHPNVVKIFEVMASKTKIYIVLELVNGGELFDKIATNGRLKEDEARSYFQQLINAVDYCHSRGVYHRDLKPENLMLDKNGVLKVSDFGLSTYSQQEGELLRTACGTPNYVAPEVINDRGYVGSTSDIWSCGVILFVLMAGYLPFDEPNQITLYRKIGRAEFTCPPWFSPEAKKLLKSILNPNPLTRIKIPELLEDEWFKKGYKPASFTEEDVNVDDVAAAFNDSKENLVTETKEKPVSMNAFELISRSQSFNLDNLFEKQKGVVKRETHFTSQRPANEIMSKIEEAAKPLGFNVHKRNYKMKLQGDKSGRKGHLSVATEVFEVAPSLHMVELRKTGGDTLEFNKFYKIFSSGLEDIVWHNDKK, translated from the exons ATGATGAGTAATAAGGTTCATCCGATTCCTCCTCGTACTCGAGTTGGGAAGTATCAGTTGGGGAAGACGATTGGAGAAGGAAGCTTTGCGAAGGTGAAATTGGCGAAGAATGTTGAGAATGGAGATTTTGTTGCTATCAAGATTCTTGATCGTAATCATGTGCTTCGTCATAATATGATGGACCAG CTGAAGAGAGAAATTTCGGCGATGAAGATGATTAATCATCCGAACGTTGTCAAGATATTTGAGGTGATGGCAAGTAAAACAAAGATTTACATTGTCTTAGAGTTGGTTAATGGAGGAGAATTATTTGACAAAATT GCTACAAATGGGAGACTTAAAGAAGATGAAGCAAGAAGTTATTTCCAACAGCTAATCAATGCAGTTGATTACTGCCATAGTAGAGGCGTGTATCACAGAGATTTGAAG CCTGAGAATCTTATGTTGGACAAAAACGGTGTTCTTAAAGTTTCAGATTTTGGATTAAGTACATATTCGCAGCAG GAAGGTGAACTTCTCCGCACGGCTTGCGGAACACCGAATTACGTTGCTCCTGAG GTGATTAATGATAGAGGTTATGTTGGTTCAACATCTGATATATGGTCTTGTGGAGTTATTCTCTTTGTACTTATGGCCGGGTACTTGCCGTTCGACGAGCCGAATCAAATTACACTTTACAGAAAA ATTGGTAGGGCTGAGTTCACTTGTCCGCCGTGGTTTTCGCCCGAGGCAAAGAAACTGCTCAAGTCTATCCTTAATCCAAACCCTCTCACG AGGATAAAAATTCCGGAACTCTTGGAAGATGAATGGTTCAAAAAAGGATACAAGCCAGCATCTTTTACCGAGGAAGATGTCAATGTAGATGATGTTGCTGCTGCTTTCAACGATTCTAAG GAAAATCTTGTGACAGAGACCAAAGAGAAACCCGTGTCGATGAATGCTTTCGAGCTTATTTCTAGATCACAAAGCTTCAATCTTGACAATTTATTCGAGAAGCAAAAG GGAGTTGTAAAGCGCGAAACTCATTTCACTTCACAACGCCCCGCGAATGAAATCATGTCTAAAATCGAAGAGGCTGCAAAGCCTCTCGGATTTAATGTTCACAAGCGAAATTACAAG ATGAAGCTGCAAGGTGACAAAAGTGGAAGGAAAGGTCACCTTTCAGTGGCTACTGAG GTTTTTGAAGTGGCTCCCTCCCTACATATGGTGGAGCTGAGGAAGACTGGCGGCGACACACTAGAGTTTAACAAG TTTTACAAAATATTTTCATCAGGGTTGGAAGACATAGTGTGGCATAATGACAAAAAATAA